From the genome of Gorilla gorilla gorilla isolate KB3781 chromosome 4, NHGRI_mGorGor1-v2.1_pri, whole genome shotgun sequence, one region includes:
- the EXOC7 gene encoding exocyst complex component 7 isoform X7: MIPPQEASARRREIEDKLKQEEETLSFIRDSLEKSDQLTKNMVSILSSFESRLMKLENSIIPVHKQTENLQRLQENVEKTLSCLDHVISYYHVASDTEKIIREGPTGRLEEYLGSMAKIQKAVEYFQDNSPDSPELNKVKLLFERGKEALESEFRSLMTRHSKVVSPVLILDLISGDDDLEAQEDVALEHLPESVLQDVIRISRWLVEYGRNQDFMNVYYQIRSSQLDRSIKGLKEHFHKSSSSSGVPYSPAIPNKRKDTPTKKPVKRPGRDDMLDVETDAYIHCVSAFVKLAQSEYQLLADIIPEHHQKKTFDSLIQDALDGLMLEGENIVSAARKAIVRHDFSTVLTVFPILRHLKQTKPEFDQVLQGTAASTKNKLPGLITSMETIGAKALEDFADNIKNDPDKEYNMPKDGTVHELTSNAILFLQQLLDFQETAGAMLASQVLGDTYNIPLDPRETSSSATSYSSEFSKRLLSTYICKVLGNLQLNLLSKSKVYEDPALSAIFLHNNYNYILKSLEKSELIQLVAVTQKTAERSYREHIEQQIQTYQRSWLKVTDYIAEKNLPVFQPGVKLRDKERQIIKERFKGFNDGLEELCKIQKAWAIPDTEQRDRIRQAQKTIVKETYGAFLQKFGSVPFTKNPEKYIKYGVEQVGDMIDRLFDTSA; encoded by the exons GTGTCTATCTTATCATCCTTTGAGAGCCGCCTTATGAAGCTGGAGAACTCCATCATCCCTGTGCACAAGCAGACGGAGAATCTGCAGCGGCTGCAGGAGAATGTTGAGAAGACGCTGTCCTGCCTGGACCATGTCATCAGCTACTACCATGTGGCCAGTGACACTGAGAAGATCATCAGAGAGGG CCCCACAGGTAGGCTGGAAGAGTACCTGGGAAGCATGGCCAAGATTCAGAAGGCAGTGGAGTATTTCCAGGACAACAGCCCAGACAGCCCAGAACTCAACAAAGTG AAACTGCTCTTTGAGCGTGGGAAGGAGGCCCTGGAGTCCGAATTTCGCAGCCTGATGACGCGGCACAGCAAGGTCGTCTCGCCCGTGCTCATCTTGGATCTGATCAGTGGTGACGATGatctggaggcccaggaggacgTGGCCCTGGAGCACCTGCCCGAGAGCGTGCTCCAGGATGTCATTCGCATCTCCCGCTGGCTGGTGGAATATGGCCGCAACCAAG ATTTCATGAACGTCTACTACCAGATACGCTCCAGCCAGCTGGACCGCTCCATCAAAGGACTGAAGGAGCATTTCCATAAGAGCAGTTCTTCATCTGGGGTTCCCTACTCCCCTGCTATCCCCAACAAGAGGAAAGACACACCTACCAAGAAGCCAGTCAAGCGGCCAG GGAGAGATGACATGCTGGACGTGGAGACCGATGCCTACATCCACTGTGTCAGTGCCTTCGTCAAGCTGGCGCAGAGCGAGTACCAGCTGCTGGCCGACATCATCCCCGAGCACCACCAGAAGAAGACCTTCGACTCCCTGATACAG GATGCCCTGGATGGGCTGATGCTTGAAGGGGAGAACATCGTGTCTGCTGCCCGGAAGGCCATCGTGCGACACGACTTCTCCACAGTGCTCACCGTCTTCCCCATCCTGCGGCACCTCAAGCAGACCAAGCCTGAGTTTGACCAGGTGCTCCAG GGCACGGCTGCCAGCACCAAGAACAAGCTGCCTGGCCTCATCACCTCCATGGAGACCATTGGTGCCAAAGCGCTGGAGGACTTCGCAGACAACATCAAG AATGACCCGGACAAGGAGTACAACATGCCGAAGGACGGCACCGTGCACGAGCTCACCAGCAAT GCCATCCTCTTCCTGCAGCAGCTTTTGGACTTCCAGGAGACGGCAGGTGCCATgctggcctcccaag TTCTTGGGGACACATACAATATTCCTTTAGACCCCCGAG AGACCAGCTCTTCGGCCACCAGCTACAGCTCTGAGTTCAGCAAGCGGCTGCTAAGCACCTATATCT GTAAAGTGCTGGGCAACCTGCAGTTGAACTTGCTGAGCAAGTCCAAGGTGTACGAGGACCCAGCTCTGAGCGCCATCTTCCTGCACAACAATTACAATTACATCCTCAAGTCCCTGGAGAA GTCTGAACTGATCCAGCTGGTGGCAGTGACACAGAAGACTGCTGAGCGCTCCTACCGGGAGCATATTGAGCAGCAGATCCAGACCTACCAGCGCAG CTGGTTAAAGGTGACTGATTACATCGCAGAGAAGAATCTACCTGTGTTCCAGCCGGGAGTCAAG CTCCGGGACAAGGAGCGGCAGATTATCAAGGAGCGTTTTAAG GGCTTCAATGATGGCCTCGAAGAACTGTGCAAAATCCAGAAGGCCTGGGCTATTCCAGACACAGAGCAGAGGGACAGGATTCGCCAGGCCCAGAAGACCATTGTCAAGGAGACCTACGGGGCCTTTCTACAGAA GTTTGGCAGCGTGCCCTTCACCAAGAACCCGGAGAAGTACATCAAGTACGGGGTGGAGCAGGTGGGCGACATGATCGATCGCCTTTTCGACACCTCTGCCTGA
- the EXOC7 gene encoding exocyst complex component 7 isoform X1 — protein sequence MIPPQEASARRREIEDKLKQEEETLSFIRDSLEKSDQLTKNMVSILSSFESRLMKLENSIIPVHKQTENLQRLQENVEKTLSCLDHVISYYHVASDTEKIIREGPTGRLEEYLGSMAKIQKAVEYFQDNSPDSPELNKVKLLFERGKEALESEFRSLMTRHSKVVSPVLILDLISGDDDLEAQEDVALEHLPESVLQDVIRISRWLVEYGRNQDFMNVYYQIRSSQLDRSIKGLKEHFHKSSSSSGVPYSPAIPNKRKDTPTKKPVKRPGTIRKAQNLLKQYSQHGLDGKKGGSNLIPLEGHEHDFRVKHLSEALNDKHGPLAGRDDMLDVETDAYIHCVSAFVKLAQSEYQLLADIIPEHHQKKTFDSLIQDALDGLMLEGENIVSAARKAIVRHDFSTVLTVFPILRHLKQTKPEFDQVLQGTAASTKNKLPGLITSMETIGAKALEDFADNIKNDPDKEYNMPKDGTVHELTSNAILFLQQLLDFQETAGAMLASQVLGDTYNIPLDPRETSSSATSYSSEFSKRLLSTYICKVLGNLQLNLLSKSKVYEDPALSAIFLHNNYNYILKSLEKSELIQLVAVTQKTAERSYREHIEQQIQTYQRSWLKVTDYIAEKNLPVFQPGVKLRDKERQIIKERFKGFNDGLEELCKIQKAWAIPDTEQRDRIRQAQKTIVKETYGAFLQKFGSVPFTKNPEKYIKYGVEQVGDMIDRLFDTSA from the exons GTGTCTATCTTATCATCCTTTGAGAGCCGCCTTATGAAGCTGGAGAACTCCATCATCCCTGTGCACAAGCAGACGGAGAATCTGCAGCGGCTGCAGGAGAATGTTGAGAAGACGCTGTCCTGCCTGGACCATGTCATCAGCTACTACCATGTGGCCAGTGACACTGAGAAGATCATCAGAGAGGG CCCCACAGGTAGGCTGGAAGAGTACCTGGGAAGCATGGCCAAGATTCAGAAGGCAGTGGAGTATTTCCAGGACAACAGCCCAGACAGCCCAGAACTCAACAAAGTG AAACTGCTCTTTGAGCGTGGGAAGGAGGCCCTGGAGTCCGAATTTCGCAGCCTGATGACGCGGCACAGCAAGGTCGTCTCGCCCGTGCTCATCTTGGATCTGATCAGTGGTGACGATGatctggaggcccaggaggacgTGGCCCTGGAGCACCTGCCCGAGAGCGTGCTCCAGGATGTCATTCGCATCTCCCGCTGGCTGGTGGAATATGGCCGCAACCAAG ATTTCATGAACGTCTACTACCAGATACGCTCCAGCCAGCTGGACCGCTCCATCAAAGGACTGAAGGAGCATTTCCATAAGAGCAGTTCTTCATCTGGGGTTCCCTACTCCCCTGCTATCCCCAACAAGAGGAAAGACACACCTACCAAGAAGCCAGTCAAGCGGCCAG GGACGATCCGTAAGGCTCAGAACCTTCTGAAACAGTATTCCCAGCATGGTCTAGATGGGAAAAAGGGGGGCTCTAACCTCATTCCTCTGGAAG GTCACGAGCATGATTTCCGAGTTAAGCACCTGTCCGAGGCCTTGAACGACAAGCACGGGCCGCTGGCCG GGAGAGATGACATGCTGGACGTGGAGACCGATGCCTACATCCACTGTGTCAGTGCCTTCGTCAAGCTGGCGCAGAGCGAGTACCAGCTGCTGGCCGACATCATCCCCGAGCACCACCAGAAGAAGACCTTCGACTCCCTGATACAG GATGCCCTGGATGGGCTGATGCTTGAAGGGGAGAACATCGTGTCTGCTGCCCGGAAGGCCATCGTGCGACACGACTTCTCCACAGTGCTCACCGTCTTCCCCATCCTGCGGCACCTCAAGCAGACCAAGCCTGAGTTTGACCAGGTGCTCCAG GGCACGGCTGCCAGCACCAAGAACAAGCTGCCTGGCCTCATCACCTCCATGGAGACCATTGGTGCCAAAGCGCTGGAGGACTTCGCAGACAACATCAAG AATGACCCGGACAAGGAGTACAACATGCCGAAGGACGGCACCGTGCACGAGCTCACCAGCAAT GCCATCCTCTTCCTGCAGCAGCTTTTGGACTTCCAGGAGACGGCAGGTGCCATgctggcctcccaag TTCTTGGGGACACATACAATATTCCTTTAGACCCCCGAG AGACCAGCTCTTCGGCCACCAGCTACAGCTCTGAGTTCAGCAAGCGGCTGCTAAGCACCTATATCT GTAAAGTGCTGGGCAACCTGCAGTTGAACTTGCTGAGCAAGTCCAAGGTGTACGAGGACCCAGCTCTGAGCGCCATCTTCCTGCACAACAATTACAATTACATCCTCAAGTCCCTGGAGAA GTCTGAACTGATCCAGCTGGTGGCAGTGACACAGAAGACTGCTGAGCGCTCCTACCGGGAGCATATTGAGCAGCAGATCCAGACCTACCAGCGCAG CTGGTTAAAGGTGACTGATTACATCGCAGAGAAGAATCTACCTGTGTTCCAGCCGGGAGTCAAG CTCCGGGACAAGGAGCGGCAGATTATCAAGGAGCGTTTTAAG GGCTTCAATGATGGCCTCGAAGAACTGTGCAAAATCCAGAAGGCCTGGGCTATTCCAGACACAGAGCAGAGGGACAGGATTCGCCAGGCCCAGAAGACCATTGTCAAGGAGACCTACGGGGCCTTTCTACAGAA GTTTGGCAGCGTGCCCTTCACCAAGAACCCGGAGAAGTACATCAAGTACGGGGTGGAGCAGGTGGGCGACATGATCGATCGCCTTTTCGACACCTCTGCCTGA
- the EXOC7 gene encoding exocyst complex component 7 isoform X2, with product MIPPQEASARRREIEDKLKQEEETLSFIRDSLEKSDQLTKNMVSILSSFESRLMKLENSIIPVHKQTENLQRLQENVEKTLSCLDHVISYYHVASDTEKIIREGPTGRLEEYLGSMAKIQKAVEYFQDNSPDSPELNKVKLLFERGKEALESEFRSLMTRHSKVVSPVLILDLISGDDDLEAQEDVALEHLPESVLQDVIRISRWLVEYGRNQDFMNVYYQIRSSQLDRSIKGLKEHFHKSSSSSGVPYSPAIPNKRKDTPTKKPVKRPGTIRKAQNLLKQYSQHGLDGKKGGSNLIPLEGHEHDFRVKHLSEALNDKHGPLAGRDDMLDVETDAYIHCVSAFVKLAQSEYQLLADIIPEHHQKKTFDSLIQDALDGLMLEGENIVSAARKAIVRHDFSTVLTVFPILRHLKQTKPEFDQVLQGTAASTKNKLPGLITSMETIGAKALEDFADNIKNDPDKEYNMPKDGTVHELTSNAILFLQQLLDFQETAGAMLASQETSSSATSYSSEFSKRLLSTYICKVLGNLQLNLLSKSKVYEDPALSAIFLHNNYNYILKSLEKSELIQLVAVTQKTAERSYREHIEQQIQTYQRSWLKVTDYIAEKNLPVFQPGVKLRDKERQIIKERFKGFNDGLEELCKIQKAWAIPDTEQRDRIRQAQKTIVKETYGAFLQKFGSVPFTKNPEKYIKYGVEQVGDMIDRLFDTSA from the exons GTGTCTATCTTATCATCCTTTGAGAGCCGCCTTATGAAGCTGGAGAACTCCATCATCCCTGTGCACAAGCAGACGGAGAATCTGCAGCGGCTGCAGGAGAATGTTGAGAAGACGCTGTCCTGCCTGGACCATGTCATCAGCTACTACCATGTGGCCAGTGACACTGAGAAGATCATCAGAGAGGG CCCCACAGGTAGGCTGGAAGAGTACCTGGGAAGCATGGCCAAGATTCAGAAGGCAGTGGAGTATTTCCAGGACAACAGCCCAGACAGCCCAGAACTCAACAAAGTG AAACTGCTCTTTGAGCGTGGGAAGGAGGCCCTGGAGTCCGAATTTCGCAGCCTGATGACGCGGCACAGCAAGGTCGTCTCGCCCGTGCTCATCTTGGATCTGATCAGTGGTGACGATGatctggaggcccaggaggacgTGGCCCTGGAGCACCTGCCCGAGAGCGTGCTCCAGGATGTCATTCGCATCTCCCGCTGGCTGGTGGAATATGGCCGCAACCAAG ATTTCATGAACGTCTACTACCAGATACGCTCCAGCCAGCTGGACCGCTCCATCAAAGGACTGAAGGAGCATTTCCATAAGAGCAGTTCTTCATCTGGGGTTCCCTACTCCCCTGCTATCCCCAACAAGAGGAAAGACACACCTACCAAGAAGCCAGTCAAGCGGCCAG GGACGATCCGTAAGGCTCAGAACCTTCTGAAACAGTATTCCCAGCATGGTCTAGATGGGAAAAAGGGGGGCTCTAACCTCATTCCTCTGGAAG GTCACGAGCATGATTTCCGAGTTAAGCACCTGTCCGAGGCCTTGAACGACAAGCACGGGCCGCTGGCCG GGAGAGATGACATGCTGGACGTGGAGACCGATGCCTACATCCACTGTGTCAGTGCCTTCGTCAAGCTGGCGCAGAGCGAGTACCAGCTGCTGGCCGACATCATCCCCGAGCACCACCAGAAGAAGACCTTCGACTCCCTGATACAG GATGCCCTGGATGGGCTGATGCTTGAAGGGGAGAACATCGTGTCTGCTGCCCGGAAGGCCATCGTGCGACACGACTTCTCCACAGTGCTCACCGTCTTCCCCATCCTGCGGCACCTCAAGCAGACCAAGCCTGAGTTTGACCAGGTGCTCCAG GGCACGGCTGCCAGCACCAAGAACAAGCTGCCTGGCCTCATCACCTCCATGGAGACCATTGGTGCCAAAGCGCTGGAGGACTTCGCAGACAACATCAAG AATGACCCGGACAAGGAGTACAACATGCCGAAGGACGGCACCGTGCACGAGCTCACCAGCAAT GCCATCCTCTTCCTGCAGCAGCTTTTGGACTTCCAGGAGACGGCAGGTGCCATgctggcctcccaag AGACCAGCTCTTCGGCCACCAGCTACAGCTCTGAGTTCAGCAAGCGGCTGCTAAGCACCTATATCT GTAAAGTGCTGGGCAACCTGCAGTTGAACTTGCTGAGCAAGTCCAAGGTGTACGAGGACCCAGCTCTGAGCGCCATCTTCCTGCACAACAATTACAATTACATCCTCAAGTCCCTGGAGAA GTCTGAACTGATCCAGCTGGTGGCAGTGACACAGAAGACTGCTGAGCGCTCCTACCGGGAGCATATTGAGCAGCAGATCCAGACCTACCAGCGCAG CTGGTTAAAGGTGACTGATTACATCGCAGAGAAGAATCTACCTGTGTTCCAGCCGGGAGTCAAG CTCCGGGACAAGGAGCGGCAGATTATCAAGGAGCGTTTTAAG GGCTTCAATGATGGCCTCGAAGAACTGTGCAAAATCCAGAAGGCCTGGGCTATTCCAGACACAGAGCAGAGGGACAGGATTCGCCAGGCCCAGAAGACCATTGTCAAGGAGACCTACGGGGCCTTTCTACAGAA GTTTGGCAGCGTGCCCTTCACCAAGAACCCGGAGAAGTACATCAAGTACGGGGTGGAGCAGGTGGGCGACATGATCGATCGCCTTTTCGACACCTCTGCCTGA
- the EXOC7 gene encoding exocyst complex component 7 isoform X3 codes for MIPPQEASARRREIEDKLKQEEETLSFIRDSLEKSDQLTKNMVSILSSFESRLMKLENSIIPVHKQTENLQRLQENVEKTLSCLDHVISYYHVASDTEKIIREGPTGRLEEYLGSMAKIQKAVEYFQDNSPDSPELNKVKLLFERGKEALESEFRSLMTRHSKVVSPVLILDLISGDDDLEAQEDVALEHLPESVLQDVIRISRWLVEYGRNQDFMNVYYQIRSSQLDRSIKGLKEHFHKSSSSSGVPYSPAIPNKRKDTPTKKPVKRPGTIRKAQNLLKQYSQHGLDGKKGGSNLIPLEGRDDMLDVETDAYIHCVSAFVKLAQSEYQLLADIIPEHHQKKTFDSLIQDALDGLMLEGENIVSAARKAIVRHDFSTVLTVFPILRHLKQTKPEFDQVLQGTAASTKNKLPGLITSMETIGAKALEDFADNIKNDPDKEYNMPKDGTVHELTSNAILFLQQLLDFQETAGAMLASQVLGDTYNIPLDPRETSSSATSYSSEFSKRLLSTYICKVLGNLQLNLLSKSKVYEDPALSAIFLHNNYNYILKSLEKSELIQLVAVTQKTAERSYREHIEQQIQTYQRSWLKVTDYIAEKNLPVFQPGVKLRDKERQIIKERFKGFNDGLEELCKIQKAWAIPDTEQRDRIRQAQKTIVKETYGAFLQKFGSVPFTKNPEKYIKYGVEQVGDMIDRLFDTSA; via the exons GTGTCTATCTTATCATCCTTTGAGAGCCGCCTTATGAAGCTGGAGAACTCCATCATCCCTGTGCACAAGCAGACGGAGAATCTGCAGCGGCTGCAGGAGAATGTTGAGAAGACGCTGTCCTGCCTGGACCATGTCATCAGCTACTACCATGTGGCCAGTGACACTGAGAAGATCATCAGAGAGGG CCCCACAGGTAGGCTGGAAGAGTACCTGGGAAGCATGGCCAAGATTCAGAAGGCAGTGGAGTATTTCCAGGACAACAGCCCAGACAGCCCAGAACTCAACAAAGTG AAACTGCTCTTTGAGCGTGGGAAGGAGGCCCTGGAGTCCGAATTTCGCAGCCTGATGACGCGGCACAGCAAGGTCGTCTCGCCCGTGCTCATCTTGGATCTGATCAGTGGTGACGATGatctggaggcccaggaggacgTGGCCCTGGAGCACCTGCCCGAGAGCGTGCTCCAGGATGTCATTCGCATCTCCCGCTGGCTGGTGGAATATGGCCGCAACCAAG ATTTCATGAACGTCTACTACCAGATACGCTCCAGCCAGCTGGACCGCTCCATCAAAGGACTGAAGGAGCATTTCCATAAGAGCAGTTCTTCATCTGGGGTTCCCTACTCCCCTGCTATCCCCAACAAGAGGAAAGACACACCTACCAAGAAGCCAGTCAAGCGGCCAG GGACGATCCGTAAGGCTCAGAACCTTCTGAAACAGTATTCCCAGCATGGTCTAGATGGGAAAAAGGGGGGCTCTAACCTCATTCCTCTGGAAG GGAGAGATGACATGCTGGACGTGGAGACCGATGCCTACATCCACTGTGTCAGTGCCTTCGTCAAGCTGGCGCAGAGCGAGTACCAGCTGCTGGCCGACATCATCCCCGAGCACCACCAGAAGAAGACCTTCGACTCCCTGATACAG GATGCCCTGGATGGGCTGATGCTTGAAGGGGAGAACATCGTGTCTGCTGCCCGGAAGGCCATCGTGCGACACGACTTCTCCACAGTGCTCACCGTCTTCCCCATCCTGCGGCACCTCAAGCAGACCAAGCCTGAGTTTGACCAGGTGCTCCAG GGCACGGCTGCCAGCACCAAGAACAAGCTGCCTGGCCTCATCACCTCCATGGAGACCATTGGTGCCAAAGCGCTGGAGGACTTCGCAGACAACATCAAG AATGACCCGGACAAGGAGTACAACATGCCGAAGGACGGCACCGTGCACGAGCTCACCAGCAAT GCCATCCTCTTCCTGCAGCAGCTTTTGGACTTCCAGGAGACGGCAGGTGCCATgctggcctcccaag TTCTTGGGGACACATACAATATTCCTTTAGACCCCCGAG AGACCAGCTCTTCGGCCACCAGCTACAGCTCTGAGTTCAGCAAGCGGCTGCTAAGCACCTATATCT GTAAAGTGCTGGGCAACCTGCAGTTGAACTTGCTGAGCAAGTCCAAGGTGTACGAGGACCCAGCTCTGAGCGCCATCTTCCTGCACAACAATTACAATTACATCCTCAAGTCCCTGGAGAA GTCTGAACTGATCCAGCTGGTGGCAGTGACACAGAAGACTGCTGAGCGCTCCTACCGGGAGCATATTGAGCAGCAGATCCAGACCTACCAGCGCAG CTGGTTAAAGGTGACTGATTACATCGCAGAGAAGAATCTACCTGTGTTCCAGCCGGGAGTCAAG CTCCGGGACAAGGAGCGGCAGATTATCAAGGAGCGTTTTAAG GGCTTCAATGATGGCCTCGAAGAACTGTGCAAAATCCAGAAGGCCTGGGCTATTCCAGACACAGAGCAGAGGGACAGGATTCGCCAGGCCCAGAAGACCATTGTCAAGGAGACCTACGGGGCCTTTCTACAGAA GTTTGGCAGCGTGCCCTTCACCAAGAACCCGGAGAAGTACATCAAGTACGGGGTGGAGCAGGTGGGCGACATGATCGATCGCCTTTTCGACACCTCTGCCTGA
- the EXOC7 gene encoding exocyst complex component 7 isoform X5 → MIPPQEASARRREIEDKLKQEEETLSFIRDSLEKSDQLTKNMVSILSSFESRLMKLENSIIPVHKQTENLQRLQENVEKTLSCLDHVISYYHVASDTEKIIREGPTGRLEEYLGSMAKIQKAVEYFQDNSPDSPELNKVKLLFERGKEALESEFRSLMTRHSKVVSPVLILDLISGDDDLEAQEDVALEHLPESVLQDVIRISRWLVEYGRNQDFMNVYYQIRSSQLDRSIKGLKEHFHKSSSSSGVPYSPAIPNKRKDTPTKKPVKRPGTIRKAQNLLKQYSQHGLDGKKGGSNLIPLEGRDDMLDVETDAYIHCVSAFVKLAQSEYQLLADIIPEHHQKKTFDSLIQDALDGLMLEGENIVSAARKAIVRHDFSTVLTVFPILRHLKQTKPEFDQVLQGTAASTKNKLPGLITSMETIGAKALEDFADNIKNDPDKEYNMPKDGTVHELTSNAILFLQQLLDFQETAGAMLASQETSSSATSYSSEFSKRLLSTYICKVLGNLQLNLLSKSKVYEDPALSAIFLHNNYNYILKSLEKSELIQLVAVTQKTAERSYREHIEQQIQTYQRSWLKVTDYIAEKNLPVFQPGVKLRDKERQIIKERFKGFNDGLEELCKIQKAWAIPDTEQRDRIRQAQKTIVKETYGAFLQKFGSVPFTKNPEKYIKYGVEQVGDMIDRLFDTSA, encoded by the exons GTGTCTATCTTATCATCCTTTGAGAGCCGCCTTATGAAGCTGGAGAACTCCATCATCCCTGTGCACAAGCAGACGGAGAATCTGCAGCGGCTGCAGGAGAATGTTGAGAAGACGCTGTCCTGCCTGGACCATGTCATCAGCTACTACCATGTGGCCAGTGACACTGAGAAGATCATCAGAGAGGG CCCCACAGGTAGGCTGGAAGAGTACCTGGGAAGCATGGCCAAGATTCAGAAGGCAGTGGAGTATTTCCAGGACAACAGCCCAGACAGCCCAGAACTCAACAAAGTG AAACTGCTCTTTGAGCGTGGGAAGGAGGCCCTGGAGTCCGAATTTCGCAGCCTGATGACGCGGCACAGCAAGGTCGTCTCGCCCGTGCTCATCTTGGATCTGATCAGTGGTGACGATGatctggaggcccaggaggacgTGGCCCTGGAGCACCTGCCCGAGAGCGTGCTCCAGGATGTCATTCGCATCTCCCGCTGGCTGGTGGAATATGGCCGCAACCAAG ATTTCATGAACGTCTACTACCAGATACGCTCCAGCCAGCTGGACCGCTCCATCAAAGGACTGAAGGAGCATTTCCATAAGAGCAGTTCTTCATCTGGGGTTCCCTACTCCCCTGCTATCCCCAACAAGAGGAAAGACACACCTACCAAGAAGCCAGTCAAGCGGCCAG GGACGATCCGTAAGGCTCAGAACCTTCTGAAACAGTATTCCCAGCATGGTCTAGATGGGAAAAAGGGGGGCTCTAACCTCATTCCTCTGGAAG GGAGAGATGACATGCTGGACGTGGAGACCGATGCCTACATCCACTGTGTCAGTGCCTTCGTCAAGCTGGCGCAGAGCGAGTACCAGCTGCTGGCCGACATCATCCCCGAGCACCACCAGAAGAAGACCTTCGACTCCCTGATACAG GATGCCCTGGATGGGCTGATGCTTGAAGGGGAGAACATCGTGTCTGCTGCCCGGAAGGCCATCGTGCGACACGACTTCTCCACAGTGCTCACCGTCTTCCCCATCCTGCGGCACCTCAAGCAGACCAAGCCTGAGTTTGACCAGGTGCTCCAG GGCACGGCTGCCAGCACCAAGAACAAGCTGCCTGGCCTCATCACCTCCATGGAGACCATTGGTGCCAAAGCGCTGGAGGACTTCGCAGACAACATCAAG AATGACCCGGACAAGGAGTACAACATGCCGAAGGACGGCACCGTGCACGAGCTCACCAGCAAT GCCATCCTCTTCCTGCAGCAGCTTTTGGACTTCCAGGAGACGGCAGGTGCCATgctggcctcccaag AGACCAGCTCTTCGGCCACCAGCTACAGCTCTGAGTTCAGCAAGCGGCTGCTAAGCACCTATATCT GTAAAGTGCTGGGCAACCTGCAGTTGAACTTGCTGAGCAAGTCCAAGGTGTACGAGGACCCAGCTCTGAGCGCCATCTTCCTGCACAACAATTACAATTACATCCTCAAGTCCCTGGAGAA GTCTGAACTGATCCAGCTGGTGGCAGTGACACAGAAGACTGCTGAGCGCTCCTACCGGGAGCATATTGAGCAGCAGATCCAGACCTACCAGCGCAG CTGGTTAAAGGTGACTGATTACATCGCAGAGAAGAATCTACCTGTGTTCCAGCCGGGAGTCAAG CTCCGGGACAAGGAGCGGCAGATTATCAAGGAGCGTTTTAAG GGCTTCAATGATGGCCTCGAAGAACTGTGCAAAATCCAGAAGGCCTGGGCTATTCCAGACACAGAGCAGAGGGACAGGATTCGCCAGGCCCAGAAGACCATTGTCAAGGAGACCTACGGGGCCTTTCTACAGAA GTTTGGCAGCGTGCCCTTCACCAAGAACCCGGAGAAGTACATCAAGTACGGGGTGGAGCAGGTGGGCGACATGATCGATCGCCTTTTCGACACCTCTGCCTGA